In Rhineura floridana isolate rRhiFlo1 chromosome 4, rRhiFlo1.hap2, whole genome shotgun sequence, the sequence TGGTtatcagtattattatttattattatcagtattattatttattattattctaaACCTCTGTTCTCCTCAAGTCACTTAAAGTCAAAGTCAGCAGAGAAACATTTGTAATGGGATTTGACAGACACAAAGTACTTTTTAATACCTAACAGAATCAAGCAGTCATTTGAATTGATTTGTATGAGTAGTTTTCACATTGTTTCTTAGTGAAATATCCCTTGTTAATACATAAGTTCTTATTCTCCGTTTCTTCAATGGAAAAGATATGTTCAGTCCTGCAAAGATTTAAAGTCAGTATCACTTCAACACATGATCTACCTGTGGAAAACATACAGAAAGAAAATGTGCTGGCATTCTAGAAACCTGTGCGATGAATCAATCTGTATAGACTTAAAGGTCTCTGATATGGCTTCAGAGGAAAACCATGCATGTTGTGACTTTTTGCCTTTCTGAAGAGCAGCTTTTCCTACAGCTACCAATAAGAACCTTAGCCTGATGCATTCCAAACAGCTTTGTAGCCGATAATCACAAGTGCATTATACTCCTAGTTTTTGTTTCTGTAATGTTTCCTATAAATAAGCTACTCAGAATAAGTAGCAAGTAATCCTCAGACACAAGACTGTTAATGGTATCTTATCTTCAAATTGCGATTTCCTCAAGGATATTCTGAAGAATCATTAAGTAGGAAATGTCTTTGGCCTATTTCTTGTAAAATATTATTATGTAACTGCAGTTACAGTTTCATAGCCTTTTCAAAATGCAACATCCAATTGCTGACTTCCATCCCTGAAAACATATGATTTACACTAGCTAGTATAAAGCATATCAGTTCCAAGGATCTTGGTATCTGGACTAAATAATACAACATTTTCATTTGAAAGGCAATTTTTTAAAGTGACGCAATAAAATATTCAGAAGCAGAATACataaagtattttttttctaCTTACGTTCACATGTGTCCCCTTTCTGCTGGTAACCAGCTTTGCAGATACACTTCCCAATAGGTACTAACCATTCTCCTTCTGCACTACAATGCATTCTAGGAGAGTTCTCAGCCTCTTCTTCTGCGCTGCTGACACAAGTTCCTCGAACCTCAACAAGGGAGGAGAACTCTGACCCAGTCACTGTATCTGGAAAAATAGCTAAGTTCTCAATAATGGACCAGCACTTCTTGTAGTATACTTTGACAGAAACCAAAGCAATGCAGGCACCTACATCCTGAAATGCAAGGTAGAATCCTTTTTTTGACAGAGGTCCAATCTCTCTCACCTCTgtgttaagtttcatttttctcTCCCCAAGGTCACCTTGGGTAAAGCTTTCATCAGCTGCAATAGTATCTATTTTTACATACAGGTTTTCTCTGATACTCCTGCCAGTGTCATAGTCTGTTTCATAATAATGCAAGTTGAATGTTTCTTTACATGTCCCCAGGACTCCAGGAAGGCTATTACAATCCCTCAGAGTAAATTTTAGTTCTACAAAAATCCTTTGTGCATTGCCTTTTGCGATCCAGTTAGTCCGAAGCCAGTTATTTTGGTTAGGTTCCATGACTTGGCATACCTGGTATGTTCGAATAGGTGTGTAgttttcatccagcccactaatTTCTTCCCACTAAAACAAAGAAATAATTATTCAAATTAAGAAAGGCTATTTAgcacacaaaacaaaaaaaatcatatttctTAAAAATACGAAGACCTTAATTGTGGTGAAACACTGTCAGTCTGATCCAAACCCTACAAAAAATCAAAGGATTTAAActtttcttgagtagccagtcattttaatgcttGTTCTGCAtactgcttttaaaggttttcatttatgttttaatattgctgtacatcactgatattttatgagaaggcagtatataaatacttttataaataaattatatttcaTAGGCCAAGATCCAAATGGAGTATGTCTGATATGGCAGTTTCACTGATTTTCCAGATCAGCTTCTCAAACAGAGCAGGTTGCTATTAGAAGCCCTGCTGGGTGCACTAAAACTTCCTGCACCCACCCTGCCACTGGATCCCAGCTAAGGGCTGTGATACCACAGCTACAATCCACTTTGCTGCTTCTTTACAGCTGTCTAAGACCAAGAAAATGCACAAAGTGTGCCATGGAGAATTTCAAGTGGGTGCAAAGAATGCCATGCCTGGATAAGGCTTTTTGTCACATATGTATGTATATGGTAGCCAATGAAAGGCGGAGCATGTAATTCTAGTCATCAGGAACTACAACCTTAAATATCTACTTTGTATATTAGAAAACGGAACAGAAAGTTTACATGCCTAAGAAATGAACTGTCCTCAATTCTAATTatctgaaacagattttttttcagaaataaaaaaattatacccTAGCAACTGTTTGAGCAGTACATTTAACATGAATTGAAAAAAAGAAGATAATTGTTTAATCTAGTGTCATGGTTGCACACATTATTTTTTTCTGAAGGTGAGTATTTTCTTCTAGCTCAGCTTTTTAGAGTGAAGATAGAGGTGATTTGGTTGTTCAGGGAAAAACTAGTTGACTGAGTATGGTTTGACGCACTTGCCAAACTGCTAATCCAAAACAGTTTTTGgattttgaaaatgaaaaatattttaaaagataatacaATCATTTTCAAAACTCCACTCATGGGATGCTCCCACAGGCCAAAAGGGCAAAGTTATTTTTGCAGAATTTCCCTTCTCCTGGAGCCCATATGACTCCGAAAATTTGCTCTGGAAGGTTAGGGGACTGTTTGTAACAGTGTGGGAGCTGGTGTTTTAGGGCAGAAGAGGAACCAGTGAAAGTCACTTCCCCACTTCCACCCATGAGAACATCCAGTTTGTGGAGGAGAAGCATTTGCCAGACCCAATTGAATTCTAAGAACAGAAAGAGCCTTTCCATAAATGCAAAGATaggtctggatccaatccaatgattttttgttattatttccGTAACACTCAGCAGGTCTTGGAGTGAATCAAATTGGGTCCAAAACATTCATCTTCTTTTAGGGCCAATTCATTACTCAGGACTAGTTATCTGTAACACTAGTGATTAAGAACAGATGAtgcatcacacatacacacacccaacACCCAACCccagcttttcttcttttttgttaaTTGAATTTAAGTGCTACATCCGTACTGATATTGACAATGGTTAACAGTAACCAGATTCTTTCTTATCCAAGTTTTACTAAATGCTTTCAAACCCTGGTCAGCATCACTACTGTTTTTGCTGGTGTAGCACTTAACTGTAGTTAGTAGGTAACAAGCAGGGAAAATCTGTACCAGGAGATGGAAGAGGCTGAGTAAGGGACTTGGCAATCCCCACACATACTCCTGCCAACTTAACCATGGTAAAGAGATTGCCCAACTATCAGTTGTCATATCACTATGAATGACTCATGGAACACAAGCACGAACAGAAAGACTGGCTTACCAACCTCAAAGCCATGTATCACGCAACTGTTCACAAGCTTATTTGACAGCAAATGAGATCATTTCAGTGTTGGTTTACTACTCTAAGAAAAGCAGACACTGATGAACTGATGCTGCAACTTATTACCGCAAAATATATTAGGTTATAAATGCTGAAATGCACAGAAGATGTAAATATAAAAACGCATTTTCAAAATACTGCTGTATTTATGTTACAATATGCATAATACAACATGATAGCTTAATGAAATATACAGACTGTTGCTTTAGTTGAGCTGAACTAATAGTAttccctttaaaaaagaaagcatatGAACGTACTTTATatgaaatcagaccattggtctacctagtacagtactgtttactGACTAGCAGGCAAATGACTGCCCCACCCTTGTTACCAGagttttttaactggagatggctCCTGGGACCTTCAGTAAtagagcacacgctttgcataCTGAACAATGTTCCCATCCCCTTGCAAATCTAGTACATGATCAGGCAAATATTAGTGTACTTCCAGTTACACTGAAAATGTGTTTTCATGTATATattaacagacacacacacacgaactTAAATCCATATTGGCATCTTAAGGAGTCACTGCTGTAAAACACattcacatacagtagggccccactttacggtgtttcgctaatgcggcggtctcaattagacgcaattagactaaagtcccactcatatggcgcttgttccgcttttacggcgatTTCGGGCgttgcacaccattctattcaatgagttctgcttttcagccgTTTTCGCTTtccagcaggggtccagaacgtaacccgccatatgagcgtggccctactgtatactaCAGCAGACCAAAATCAAATTGCAACCTTAAAATGATCCCATTTCCTGGTCTTCTCATTAAgttaagatttattttaaaagagtAGAACTTGATGGAAGTGGAAattgatgggagcaggcagaatgaAATCCAAGTACAATTTAAGTGGAATATAGATCAGTTGTCTATAGTTCAGTGTAATTAACACAAGATATCATAAACTAGTTCATTGCTTAGAACAGTAGACAGTATCATGCTTGGTATCATGAAGGTAAAAATATTTTGTCATTGTTGTGAGAAATAAACATCCAAAGACATACTGAAAATGCAAACAAGTTCTGTGTTTGCAAGTTTTGTGTACATATTAAATTTCTTTCCTTGGTTGGAGTATCAGATGGTAACTGCTTATCTTTATATACTTGCAACTAGATCTAAGCAGTCAGGAACTAATGTTTGAGTGTAATTTAAACTAGGACAATGTGAAAACCACCTTGAGATAAAATGTTTCAACACATTATATTGATATCTCTGCTCTAGTGTGTATGTAACCAATTGCGTAAATGTCTTTATTACCAGAAGGGTGCTTGGTACTTTCTAGAATTATAAAAATAATGtaatggcttttttttttgcattaatgAATG encodes:
- the EPHA7 gene encoding ephrin type-A receptor 7 isoform X6, which translates into the protein MVFQTRISSWIILCCIWLLRFAHTGEAQAAKEVILLDSKAQQTELEWISSPPNGWEEISGLDENYTPIRTYQVCQVMEPNQNNWLRTNWIAKGNAQRIFVELKFTLRDCNSLPGVLGTCKETFNLHYYETDYDTGRSIRENLYVKIDTIAADESFTQGDLGERKMKLNTEVREIGPLSKKGFYLAFQDVGACIALVSVKVYYKKCWSIIENLAIFPDTVTGSEFSSLVEVRGTCVSSAEEEAENSPRMHCSAEGEWLVPIGKCICKAGYQQKGDTCERLNISFPLKKRRIRTYVLTRDISLRNNVKTTHTNQFK